The window TATTGTGCACGGCTCTGCCTGCCTGGGACCTGGGCCCAAGGACAACATCCCCTCTGTCACTGAatcctcacaccacacacacacacacacacactgatatatgTGCACAAACACATTCATAGACCCATGCTGGCCGTCATACAATGGGAGCCTCTCCAAAAACACCCTGTTGCAGGCTATATATAGAGCACTTAGATGGCTTAATGTAGAAATGCTGTAATGTGAGCTAATTTGAGTTTGCTCAGATGCTCAGATATCCCAGCACAGCCAATCAGAGATGATGACACTTGTTTTAAtctcaaaatacatgttttagcattaaaaaaagaaattgtcCTAGATCATTGTTGGAGAATTTGCTCAGATTTGTGCTCTTGCTGCTGCTACATCCCATATTTAGTCTTAAACATCCATTGTTCATAATGTTAAACCTTCAAAAATTgaaatatcattattttattgttgatgattttattGCTCCACCCCTCCTCTTTCCACTCTCCGCCCCTCCTCTCTCCTTTTTCCGCCCCTCTTCTCTATCTCCACCCTTCCTCTCTCCAACCCTAATCTCTCTCCACCCTTCCTCTCTCTACCCCTCCTCCTTTCTCCAtccctcctctctcttctctccaacCTTCCACTCTCTCACAacccctcctccctcctctccacccctcctctctctctccacccctccTCTCTCCTCTTTCCACCCCTCATCTTTCTCTCCGACCCTCCTCTCCTCTTTCCACCCCTCCTATCTCCGCCCCTCCTCTCTCCGCCCATCCTCTCTCCACTCTCCGCCCCTCCTCTTTCCACCcgtcctctctctctccgcccctcctctcctctctccacccctcctctctccacccctcctctctctctccacccctccTCTCTCCTCTTTCCACCCCTCATCTTTCTCTCAGACCCTCCTCTCCTCTTTCCACCCCTCCTATCTCCGCCCCTCCTCTCTCCGCCCCTCCACTCTCCGCCCATCCTCTCTCCACTCTCCGCCCCTCCTCTTTCCACCcgtcctctctctctccgcccctcctctcctctctccacCCCTCCTCTCTCCACCCCTAAtctctcctccactcctctactctcccctctctctccacccctcCTTTCTCCACCCCTCCTCTCTTGacccctcctctcctcctctctctctccacccctcttcttctcctctctctccaccCGTCCTCTCTCCTGCCCTCCTCTCTCTTTCCACCCCTCCTCTCTCCTCCTTTCGgccctcctctctcctctcctcttctcccctcttcccactcctcctctctctctccacccctcctttctccatctctcctctctctatccACCCCTCCTCTCTCTACTCTccacccctcctctctctctctacccctccttCCCCCTCCTCTCTTCCctacccctcctctctctcttcacccctcctttctccatctctcctctctcttctctccacccctcctctctctctctacccctccactctcctctctctccccaGCCCTCTTCTCTCCAACTCTTTACACTCCACCCCTCCTCTCTCCCTCCACCGCTCCTCTCTCTACTCTccacccctcctctctctctctacccctccttCCCCCTCCTCTCTTCCctacccctcctctctctcttcacccctcctttctccatctctcctctctcttctctccacccctcctctctctctctctacccctcctctctcctctctctccccaGCCCTCTTCTCTCCAACTCTTTACACTCCACCCCTCCTCTCTCCCtccacccctccctctctccggCTCATTGTCCGCTGCTCCCCCGGCGCACCGTTATGTTTGTCAGTCTGGGTTCAGCAGGATAATACCGGACCCACCGCCGCTCTGTCAGACCGACCAGACGTCCAGCGCTCTCGGAGCTTCTTCTCACTCCATCTTTATTCAGAGAGTTTAATTCAGAGCCTTATTTAGATAAATAACTCATGATTtctgctgatttaacactgtaTCCAGCACCAGGCGGCGAGGAGGAGCGCGCGGTTCACACGCGGGTCCCACAGCTCGGGCACGGGCTCTAACTTACTGCGACCAGGACAAAACAGCAggaaaactgctttaaaaacacCAGAAAACACGAGGAAACTCCAGTAAACAGCAGGAAAACTCCTCTAAAAACAGAATGGAAGCGCTGGATCTGAGGTGAGGAGCTGCAGTGTGTTTCTGCTGGGGAGCTTTTGTTCAGACTGACATGACTGAGCTGGAAACACTGTGATTAACCCACTATTTAACCCAGACTGAACCTTATTCTATAGAGAATTACCCGAATACAGCTTAACACAGCTAATTAACTCATTCTTATCCATACATTAACGTAACTTCACTTTATCCacctaaaaaaacactgaattttcttcggtaccactttaaaataagactacctttataaagggtttacaaatagtttattaatggttactaattaggttgtaaatgccttaaaaatcattaataatcagttatgtggctgtgggttcactatttggcaaacaacaggtctacgttcatttctttgtatgtgttataactgatcattaatgatttttaaggcatttacaacctaattagtaaccattaataaactaaaccatttataaaccctttataaaggtagtcttattttaaagtggtaccttttctTCTTATGTCAGTGACACTCCTGACCTGCATTTTTGTGTCTTTGTCAGTTCACTAGGTTATTTAGCTGTTAgctgtgtttttatatatgtttgttgtgtagtattttgtctttttacaagTGGATTTATTTGCAGTGAATCTTATGTAATTTCTTTTCCTAGTGTTAGATCTTGagtaatacattattatattaatatctaTATGTATCTTATATATCCATATGATTTGTAGTAACATAAAAACAGTTTAGCTATTAGCAAGAATAACAAAACTATACGGTTAGGACATTAGATGCCTAATAAATCATGATAGGCTACCTTTACTGCTCATTAtttaaatactacatttatttaaaatacggGGGAATTAAATGTGACTAAGGcagtttttgagatttttttaatagaagaaaataaataaataaagctaaaccAATTATCTATGTCTGTCATACTGAATATAGGGCTGGATGGTTAATCTAATtattttgattaatcaaattaaccaACAGTTTTAATGCACTTTTAAAAACCGATAATGGagattttacatatttacatatagaagctcCCAGAGTGAATCTCAGTATGTAGActgacatttgcttctgtcagaaacctgtaaatatggcagtgattttcatattttaaaactaaaatacgAGTTTAAATTATGTTTGcaccattttaaattaaaaacctgAATGTAAGGTAGCAGGGACTGCTTAccataaaaataattagaaaaaaaaataaatgaattaataattaatactgaGGAAATATGAGGAAATAATaagtttaaaaatatgtatacttAAAATACTAACTTAAATATACTGGTTACTTGTAAAGGTAATAAACTCTTACGGTGAATTAATATTTGCATGTACATACAGAAGCCTTTATAAAATTTCAGGAACTTTGTAATTAATACTGAGTGGGTATCGCTGCCCTGTGCCCAATGATTCTGACTAGACTCCAGATTAACTGTGATAATAATCATGTAGAattagataaaaaagaaaaaagtgagttGGGTGACAGATCACATtacatgtattgtattgtattgtatacaaTTGTGTTGTACGGTGTCATTACTATTGGATTGAACCAGTGATTTTAGAAAGCAAAGACAGCACAATGTCTCTCAAACAGGAAGTAATGACAGGTCTAGTGCCTTTTCTGGCTGGTTGAAGTATGATGTTTAGGTCTGCTTATGTCCAAGTTAATTTTTTATGTGCTTTAAGTGATAAAGGGATTGACAGGACTTGGATTTGCACCCTTTCTATTTATTCAATTGGGGAATGTGTTGTAGTTGAAcataaactgcacttttactaTTAAATAATTGCACCAAAGAAAGTACTAATGAGCAGATCAGCAGATGGTTGAAATATGAGTCGGAATTCTAATCATGCTCATTATGGCATCTGTTTACATGTAAAATCCTGCCTCgatatggagatctgcgcaagtgcattAGCTAGAACAGGGCTTTCATTACCATGAGCACACTatcaacatctattttctggtgtatttttatataaaaggCACATCagtttataaggcacattttttaagtaacaatagtaaggaacaggggtgtcacacagtaatctacacagatttctctccttcagtttatttacagtaagcacagttagcagcagcacaagccgCAGATAGAAGCAGccctagccatggttagcaacaGCGCTAGCCGCGAATAGCAGCAGTACTAGCCatagttagcagcagtgctacacttggttagcagtgcttagtgctagaaaatgctgcctgatagcactacactaaggaaccttGAGTATTCAATGAACCCAGGTCGCTCTCAgacgcacagactacagtccaatatactcaactctgaatgaccaaagagctagcactgcagttagtggctaatgctaatactaatactgctccagccttagtgctggagaaactttactgaaactactttataatgctgtacttcagaggagtggctttactgctcttttcaACCTGACCaaaattcatgcataaggcgcaccagattataagacgtaCAGTTAatgtttaggaaaaaaaatggattttaagtTCAACTTATAGTAAAATATGGTATATTCATTGGAAAAACTGggctccagtaaaaaaaaaaaaattgctttgcttttaaagctcaatgaaggcagtctgagacactctTGGTCTGGTCTTCAattctatagaacagaagggaAAACAATTAAAGAACCAATGTCTTCTACATTCATTGGCTCAATGACTATCAGTTCTTTGCTGTTTGACGAGTAGGTCCATAATGGCTGTCTAGAGACGTCCCAAAACTGTCCAGAGAGCAGCATGTTCAGCTGATACCGAGCCAAGCCAATACTTATCAATactgattaggggtgggcaatattatatcgtatacaatatatcgtgatacagaaatattggcatattaaaaatccatatcgtgataatagagatgttctgtcttaaaagtagtctattatttactgtgaagctttaagtgtatttattgtataattcttttagtttgcagtttatatgcatgcgctaaatattctgcaatattttttgctgcattatattattttatgctatattatttatttttgccacattatgattatgctgttatactcttatactatattcctgaaattaattaattatttttctgttttcctatatcgccaagtatatcgttattgcaaaaataccctgaaatattgtgatatttttttagagccatatcgctcaACCCTAATACTGATATGCAAAATGCCAATATCCCATATCTCTCCGTATGCAGTTCGTACAAACAGAGTGAAACAGGCCTTTCTTTCAGAGTTTCAGATCGTACACATGTGACTAATGTGTGTTTACCTTATTTAACATTTGTAATTCAAATTATTTTGAAGCAATACAATTGATATTCAAAGCACTCACATGTCACATTTACAGTAAGCAGAGTCTTCTTTGACTAGGTTTACTGAAGCTAAGCTCCAGAGACCGGCAGTGACAGGGCCGGAGACTCACCACAGACGCGACAGTTAGCGAAGGGCCGCGACAGCACACTGACAGTATTGTGAGCCGGCCATATAGGAGTGTGTCGTACAGTACAGGCTTTGTGAGAGGCGTGTGAAAACCCTGTAAAGATGTCACACTGCAGCTGGATCCCACAGAGCCTGATGGAGTGCTGGAACATGCTGGAGAGCAGAGCGGTAGAAAGAAGGCGGCACTTGTCTGCTGGAGAAGGGACTTTTCTCAGTGTCCATTCAAGAGGAGACTGAGTCAGAAAACCATAGCGTGTTAATGACAGTCAGCTATTCAACGGGGTGTGAAGCAGCagcaaacagctctggaaaaaatgaagagaccacttcagtttccaaaataaacactgttgttttattctataaacgacagacaaaatttctcccaattttcaaataaaaatattgtcatttagagcatttatttgcagaaaatgagaaagcagagcgttcagacctttaaatgatgcaaagaaaactaattttatattcatattacatatagttttaagagttcagaaatcaatatttggtggaataaccctgtttttaatcacagttttttaatcatgcatcttggcatcatgttctcctccaccagtcttacacactgcttttggataactttatgctgctttactcctggtgcaaaaattcaagcagttcagtttggtggtttgatggtttgtgatcatccatcttcctcttgattatattccagaggttttcaatttggttcagTTTTAGTAAAGATTTAGTAAAGGCAGTGAATGCATTGGGCCATGTCTTTTTGAGTGTGTAAAGTAAAGTAGTGCATCAATTTACCAGTTGCGTACACACAGCTtgttaaatcataaaaaaagtgTTGCCAGTAGAATGAGATGTTCTGGAGCAGATGTGCATGAGTGTAAGGTTACCATGTCCAGTGCCATATGTCTGTAAGATGAGTATAAAGCCCCCCACAGTACTAATAggtgttcttaatgctaagacgCTTTTGGGAAACTAGGTTCAGAACTATTCTTCCTAAACTAAAACGTGACCTCATAAAGGTTCTTGAGGcaaataaaataagcaaacattCAAAAAAcattcaatgttaaaaaaaaaaaaaagtgctcttaacagttttaaatcagtgtttgtCGTAAAGCTCTGTTAGTGTCAGATATGAACCATAAAAACAGCCGCCTGAAGAAAAATCTATACAAAGTGCACAGAGGTCTGAATAGCGAAAAAACAAGAGCAGTTTGCAGGGGAAAGGTAGCACTTGTCCTAGATGAGAGCAAGtcatgcacacatgcacattagAATCCTGCCAAAGGTGTTACATATTCAGCTCACTTGCTAAATAAGTCCTTTTGTTCTCTTCCTCCCCTACAGGAAACAGAAACTGGCCGGGTCTACACAGTAATGAAGATGAGAGCTGCTGGCCTGACGCTTTTGGAACGTGTGCTGACGATGGGCTGGGAGATACACTGCGTCCGGCGCTCTTTCTGACAGCTGGGAATTTCAACACAGCAGAACACCCCCCCCACCCACGAGCCGCCATCATGGCGAGTCTGGGTCTTAACGAGACCGGCCTGCAGAACTGCAGCATCGACGACTCCTTCAAGTACAACCTGTACGGCGTGGTGTACACCGTCGCCTTCGTGCTGGGCCTCGTCACCAACTGCGCCTCGCTCTTCGTCTTCTGCTGCCGCATGAAAATGCGCAACGAAACCACGCTCTTCATGACCAACCTGGCTTTGTCCGACTTGATATTCGTGTTCACTCTGCCGTTCAAGATTTACTACAACGTCAGGCGCCACTGGCCGTTTGGCGACGGGCTCTGCAAGATTTCTGGAGGAGCTTTTATAACCAACATCTACGGCAGCATGCTGTTCCTCACCTGCATCAGCGTGGACCGCTTCCTGGCCATCGTTTACCCCTTCCGCTCGCGCTCCATACGCACCCGTCGCAATGCCGGCATCGTGTGCGTTCTGATCTGGATGCTCATCTTGGGCGGCGGCATGTCGGTGACTTTCTTCTCGGCCACCAACCACGCCAAAAACAGCACCACGTGCTTCGAGGGCTTTTCACAGAAAACCTGGAAGACCTACCTGTCTAAGATCACCATCTTCATCGAGGTGGTGGGCTTCCTCATCCCTTTGCTCATCAATCTCGCCTGCTCTTCCATGGTTCTTCGAACACTGCGCAGACCCGCCACGCTCTGCCAAATCGGCACCAATAAAGAACGCGTTCTGCGCATGATAGTGGTGCACTTGGCCATTTTCATCGTCTGCTTCGTGCCTTATAACTCCGTTCTGTTCGTCTACGCCATGGTGCGCACTCAAGCCGTGGATAGCTGTTGGCTCGAAGTCTTGGCGCGAACTCTCTACCCAATAACGCTCTGCATAGCCACCCTCAACTGCTGCTTCGACCCAGTGGTCTACTACTTCACCTCAGAGTCCTTTAAGAAGTCTCTAACCACGGGAAAGTCTCAGACCAAGCAGGAAAACACACTGCGCAGCGAAGGACCCGTGTCGAGCAAAGACAACACCAACACGGAACTAGTTGAAACGAACACTTCAGTAATGTCCAGTAATGGAAAAGAACTGATTACAGAGACTCAGTTTTGAgcataatatacaaatataaaaatatactaatatacaAAGCAGCTTCAGTGCAGGAGTCTCAGGAAAGTTCAAGAGAAGCTTTGTTAAGTTCTGTTCTGAGGCCACAGCTCTACGGATTATGCTCAGCCAGAGGAAATCATTGGAATTTGGTCTGTTTTTCGGCCAACACATGGACGTGGAACCTCTTGTAGGCCAAGAGGCTTAttatcagtattattattatatcatcatTTTAATGTGACTGTTCAGGTCAGGTCCAACACTGTTCTGTTTGTgtctctttgaaaaaaaaatagaaaactctCATTAACATGACTTCCTTTAGCTGTTGGACGTTTCCACATTTCCAAATGGACAGTGCTAAGGGTCGTTGGGTCACCTGTAATGATTATAAATACAGTAGCCATTGTTCTAAACCTATTCAATCCTACACAGGTTTTCTACACAATCAGaataattagtgtgtgtgtgtatctgtgtgtatctgtgtgtgtgtgtgttcgttccTGTTGGAAGATTGTAACTACAGTACTTAGCACTGCTAACTTAACTGATACTACAAATACAAGTACGCTTTGTAAGATTTGTCGCTGAAGTATCTTAACCGTCTAAATTTCTCAGTGTGCGTTTGTGCACACACACAATTGCACTGAATTTCAGTTAAAGAGTTGTGTTTTTATATAATGACAAATTCCTGTCTTCCTGTGTGAAAGTGCCAGGTCTGAACGAACTGTTTAAGCTCCTCCTAACAAGACAGCACTTTTATATGTTGCATCTGCCTTATACTGTAGACTCAGGATTATAggcaattaaaatgttaaaagtttaaatgttGATCAGTCATCGTTCATTTTCTCTTGAttgttttgcatttatttaagctctttataatgaataaaatagcgTGAAATAGTCTTTTATGCGATAccatagatcaggggtgtccaaactttttttgttgggggccagaaggagaaatatatttaaagtcacggtccacagactctgtaataaaacaaataatgaaatataccactttaaataatacttttttcctgattattttatttacacaccattttacttgactaactatctttatctttgacagtgttgtgtaaactaagattttttaaattgatgtttaatttcatgatgtctcttaatattaaactccttaattacagcaacttttaaactctttggcccgtttttctgcgctagaaatgc of the Astyanax mexicanus isolate ESR-SI-001 chromosome 10, AstMex3_surface, whole genome shotgun sequence genome contains:
- the lpar4 gene encoding lysophosphatidic acid receptor 4 — translated: MASLGLNETGLQNCSIDDSFKYNLYGVVYTVAFVLGLVTNCASLFVFCCRMKMRNETTLFMTNLALSDLIFVFTLPFKIYYNVRRHWPFGDGLCKISGGAFITNIYGSMLFLTCISVDRFLAIVYPFRSRSIRTRRNAGIVCVLIWMLILGGGMSVTFFSATNHAKNSTTCFEGFSQKTWKTYLSKITIFIEVVGFLIPLLINLACSSMVLRTLRRPATLCQIGTNKERVLRMIVVHLAIFIVCFVPYNSVLFVYAMVRTQAVDSCWLEVLARTLYPITLCIATLNCCFDPVVYYFTSESFKKSLTTGKSQTKQENTLRSEGPVSSKDNTNTELVETNTSVMSSNGKELITETQF